Within Paenibacillus sp. RUD330, the genomic segment GGGCGCCCGCCCATACGTGCCTGTACGGAGCAGACAGACGCAAAATATGTCGCATCCGTGAAAGGATTCAAAATCGCCTCAATCGGGTACATCTTCTCCGTCCCAGTAGAAAGAAGCCGATGAAAACAAATAAAATCATTTATTTACTAATATTTAAAGAAAAGGTATTCACTTCCCAAATCTTCCTGTCGATAAATTCATCGTTCTGACCATAGTTAAGGGGAGAGTTAAAAAGAATGGAATCCACCTTCCAACCGCCGGCAGGCCAGCAGCCTCCGGTACCGCCGGGATACGCGCCCTATGCAAGCGGCGAAGTCGTCAGCGTCAAATCCTGGCTCGGCTCGCTTGTCATTCTCATGATTCCCATCGTCAACATCGTCTTCCTGTTCGTCTGGGCGTTCGGCGACAGCGCGAACCTGAACCGGAAGTACTTTGCCCGGGCCTATCTGTTATGGGCGCTGATCGGCATCGTCCTCTACATCATCATGCTGGCTGTTTTCGGCGCGGTCATGTTCAGCGCCTTCAAATCCATGAACGATATGAACGTTTAAAAGGAGAACCCCTATGTCCTATCAACCGATTCCGACCGGCAACTCCGAAGTCATCCGCACCAGCTCCTGGATGGTGACGATGCTGCTGCTGGCTATTCCGATCGTCAACATCATCATGCTGTTCGTATGGGCGTTCGGATCCGGCGTCAATCTCAACAAGCGCAATCTGAGCCGGGCTTACCTGATCCTTATCCTCATTGTATTCGGGATCTCGCTGATCTTCTTCCTGTTGTCTCTCGCAGCCGCATCGGGTCAATAATCGACGCTTCCCGCCATCCTCAACCCAAAAAAAGCCCAGGCAGAGAATTCTCTGCCTGGGCTTTTCGCCTTCATGTGCAGGACGCATGCGAATCGTTCAACGAGGGTAAAGGGAGCCCAGCACGTCTCCGACATTACCGTCCGAAATATAGTTCGCATAAGAATCGAGCGGAGTCGGCGTCCGGTTGACGATAATAAGCTTGTCGCCGCGGTATAGGCTCACGAGGCCTGCAGCCGGATGCACCGTCAGCGACGTGCCTCCCACGATGAGCGTGTCGGCCTGCTCGATCTCGAACGCCGCACGGTCCAGGATATCCGTATCGAGGTTCTCCTGGTACAGCACGACATCCGGCTTGACGATGCCCCCGCAGGCCGTGCAGAGAGGAACCGGGCGCGGATCGCGCAGGACGGCGGACAACGGATATTTGAGACCGCAGTCCATGCAATCGTTGCGGTGGACCGATCCATGCAGCTCCAGCACGCTGCGGCTGCCGGCGAGCTGATGCAGGCCGTCGATATTCTGGGTGACGACCGCGCTCAGCCGGCCTTCCTGCTCCAGCCGGGCCAGGGCTCGATGAGCGGCATTGGGAAGCGCTTGGGGATAGACCATATGGGTCCGGTAAAAGGTATAGAAATCAGCCGGATGCTCCATGAAGAAGTCCCGGCTCAAAATCTCTTCCGGCAAATACGTTTTGCTCGTACGCTGCTCGTACAACCCGTCCGCCGAGCGGAAATCGGGAATCCCGCTTTCGGTCGAGGTTCCTGCCCCGCCGAAAAATACGATGCGCCGGCTGTCGGACAAAATCGTCTGCAGATCCGCCTGCTCCATGCGGCCACTCCCTCTTCAGGTTCATTTCCCACCTTTACCCCGCAGCTGCAGGGGCTGACGCCAATGCGGCCAAAACTAGCTGCCGGCTTCTACAAGCTGGTTTTGAAGATCGCCTTGTTTTCCAACCCGCGGATCATCGGCGTCCAGCTGTCGGCTTCCGGTGTAGAGCCGAGCGCGTCCTCGACCATCTGCAGCTTGGCGTCGAGCGAATCGATGAAATGGAGCGCGACCGCCTCGGCCATTTGCGGCTGCACGGGGCTCCCCCATTCCCCGAGGTTGTGATGGGACAGCACAAGATGCTGAAGCGCCGTTGCCTTGGCGGACTCCAGCTCGATGCCGAGCTTCAGCGCCGCTTCCGTAATCCAGCCGGATATGAGCGCCAGATGGCCGATCAGCCGGCCGCGATCGCTGTATTCGGAGACGATGCCGAGCTGCGCGTTCATTTCCTCCGGCTTGGCCAGATCATGCAGGATGATGCCCGCAATGAGAAGATCCCGGTTCAGGAACGGCCTCTGCATGCAGAGAAATTCTCCGATCTCCAGCATCCGCACCATATGGTAGGCAAGGCCCGCATAGTAGGCATGATGATGGCTTTTGGCCGCGGGGTAATGCTCCAGCCGATCTCCCGCCTTCACGACGCAATAAGCGGTTATTTCCCGAATCTGCACGTCCTGGATGGAGTCGACCTTGGCGCGGATGCTCTCCATCAAGGCGTCGGGAGCGACGGGAGCGGCACGGATGAAGTCCGTCAGCTGCAAATTGTCCTCCGGCGCGGCAGGCCGGATCCGGGATACCTTCAGCTGCAGGCGTTCCCTGTACAGCTGCACGGTCCCCTGTACTTTGGCCAGCATCATCGGCTTCAGCGTATCTTTCTCATGCGGCTTCAAATCCCAGTACTTGGCCGTAAGCTGGCCGCTTGAATCCGAGAGCACAAGATCCCAGTAATCCTTGGGAGGCGTCGAATTGGTCAGCTTGACATCGAGTTCCTTGACCAGATAGAACCCTGTAAATTCGTCCTTGTCGTTCAGACTGCTAATCAACGTCATGCAGCAGGCTCCTTCCGGGTGTTCATTCCTGTCTCCAGTATACTACGGAACGGCCCTGCCAGGCTCGTCATCGCTTTAGCGTGGCAAGCTGTTCGAAGCCCGCACCCTCGCCAACAGCTTCCTCTCCGTCAGGAAGCGTATGGACTGCCGGACGATTGGAAACCCTTGCAGCAGGGTATAAACTGCCTATCAAGTCAATCGTACAAGGCAAATCGAACGATAAGTGAAGATATGGGGAAGATCCATCAACCAGGAGGGGACAAGCATGGAAGACAAGAACAAGGAAGGTCTCGCGACGGAAAAAGACATCGATCCTCGATTCGGCATGTTCGAGGACCAGCGCGAAGGAAGCCGGGTGCAGAGCGCCGAGGAAGAGCTTTTGCGCACGTATCCTTCCGGTGAAGGCACTTATGGAACCGTCCAGGTCGACAGCTACACCGTATCTTCCTCCCAAGCGAACGCCGCGCTGGCGGATGATGTCGACGGGGCGGAAGCGCCGAGTCCGGATCAATACGCCAAGCAGCGCGACGGCGGCGACTATGCCGAGGAAGTTCCTGTCGGCGTGCGTTCTGTGAACGCCGATCCGGACCTGCTGGAGCTCGCCGACGATACGCCCGTCGATCCCGCCGCGCCGCCCGAGGAATTCCACGGCACCGATCTGTTGAACGGAGTCGGGGCTCACCCGGAGGAAGAAGACCGGGAATGACGGCCTCGATGACCAGGACATAAATTAAGCAGGGGCTGCGCGGCTATATGCCGTGCGGCCCCTGCTTCTGCTCGTCCGCTTCAATCCTCGAACGAAAATCCCTGTTCCCGCAAGAAATCCCCGTAGCTGCGCGATGGATACTCGGTGCGCCCTTTCATCTCGCGCGTCCACGACGATTCCCTGCCGCCGCCGGAACGGTTGCGGATGTATTCCGCATAGAGGCTGTCGTAGCGCTCCAGATCTTCGGCATAGCCATTTTCCCTATACCGGTTCTCGGCATACATGCTCTCCAACGGCAGCCGCGGCCGATGATCCGGCCGCTCGTCGGGAACGCCGATGCACATGCCGAATACAGGGTAGACGAGAGGCGGCAGTCCGAGCAGCTCCGACATCGCCCTCATGTCGTTGCGGATTCCGCCGATGTACACGATGCCGAGTCCCAGAGACTCGGCTGCGGCCGCCGCGTTCTGCGCCGCGAGCGAGGCGTCGACCGTCGCCACAAGGAAATACTCCGTCGTCGCGGAGAAGCTGCCTCCATGCATGGAGACCGCTTCTCCGAAGCGGCTTAGATCGGCGCACCAGACGAGGAAGACAGGCGCCTCCCGGACATGGCGCTGGCTGCCCGCGACATCGGCGATCTGGTTCCTCAGCTCGGGATCGGTGATTCCGATGACGCTGTACGCCTGCATATGGCTGGAAGAAGAAGCTTGACGGGCGCAGGCCAGAACGGCGTCCAGCTGTTCGCCGGTGACCGGCTCGTTCTTGTAGCGCCGGATGGAGCGGTGGTTCATGAGCAGCTTGATGGTCTCGTTGCTGTCGCCGGCTTGCATGATGCCAGCCTCCTTTCGGGGACGAAAAACCTCCTGTCCATTATAAGGGACAGGAGGTCGGGCTGCCAGCAGCCGCCGGAGCCATCAGGCTTGAGGGGAATCCGTCACTCCGACTGCAGATTGGCGATCATCCGGTCGAAATACCGGAGCATCTGCTCCATATCCGTCCCGTCCATTCCCTCGTACAGCTTATACATCAGCTTCTGCTTGGTCTTGCTCACCTGCTCGAGCAGCTGCTTGCCGTTCGCTTCGATATCGAGCAGCACGACTCTGCGGTCCTGCTCCCCGCGCTCTCTCGATATATAGCCCAGCTCGACCAGACGGTCGGGCAGTCCGGTCACCGCGCCGGAAGTAATTTGGAGCCGGTCCGCCAGCACCGATGCCTTCTGCGGACCTTCGGAGGACAACAGGCTGAGAATGCGGACATGCGTAAGGCCAAGTCCATGTTCGTTATCCCGGTTCCATTCGGAGTTGATGAGCTTGCGGACGAGCCTGAACCGGTCGTCCAGCTGCCTGATCAGCTCTTGCGATACCGCTTCATTGACCATGCTTCTTTCACCTCCAGACCCCTTTGGAAGTAAGTTGGGGTTATTATATCCTTTTCCTCTAAAAATCTTCAATGTAAAGCTAAAAAAAGAAACCTGACAGACGCAGCCCCGTTCGTTCAAGATGGGCAAGGGCTGCCTCAATCCTTGAACTACGCAGAGCAGGACGGTCAGGTTTCAAAAAGTTTAGTTCAAAGCTTTACGGAGCGGGTCCGGCAAATCCGGCCTCAGCAGCTTCCTCGCCGTCAGCCAGGCATGCTCAAGCGCCCGCTGCAGCGTCCATGCGCTGCGGGCGCCGGCCTGTACTACGAGGCCGCTTCTCCATGTCAGCGAGACGCCGCTGACGACCTCCCGTCCGGGCACCGGCTGGAGAGAATCCATCGCTTCGCGCAGCTTCTCCTCCAGGCGGCGGTCCACCAGCGACGAGAAGACGCAGAAGGTTCCCCAATGGGTCATTCCCTGCCAGCTTCCCGGCGCGCCGAGCAGCTGCTCGCCGGGAATAATGCGCTGGTTCTGGCGATAGATCAGTTGTCCACCCTCATAGACAGCAAGCTTGCTGTCCAGGCGGCGATAGCGGAATACTTCTCCGCGCAGCGTCCGGCCCGGACAGAGCACCTCGGCCTGCATCCAGCATGCGCCGGGAGCGAGCATCACTTCCGTATCCGAGGCGAAGGCCGCATCTGCGAACAGCATGACCGGCTCGGGCATATGCTCCATGACCGCATGCTCGCCGATGATGAACCGCTGCCGCAGCGATGCGCCGCCTCCTCCCGGACACGGATGCACCTTGAGGAACGACTGATTGGAAAGCTGGACCATCGTATTGCTGCCGGCCGTCCAATCCATCCGGTACGCATCGCCTTCCAGCATGCCCGGCGACACATCCATGACGAGAACACCCGCTCCGCTGCCGAGCGGAAAGCTTTTGGCGATCTTGATGGGCGAAGTATGGTAGCGCTCCTGCAGCCGCGTCGCGCCGGATCGATGCTCGAATGTTGCCCGAAGCTCGGATACCCGGATGCCGCCCGGCGCTGCCGCTTCCGGGACCGTACTCAATGGGAGTGTCCGTCTCCGCCGGAAGCCGTATCGGAGGCGGCGGCGCTCTCGCCATGAGCATGGCCGCGGTCGTGATGGGCATGGCTTCTGCCCTGCGCATGGGCGATCTCATGCTCCAGCCAAGCGGCGATCTCCGCCGTCCCTTCGCCTCCGAACAGATTGGAGAAGACGAACGGCCGGCCGCCGCGCATGCGGCGCGAGTCCGCCTCCATCACCTCGAGGCTTGCGCCAACATGAGGGGCAAGGTCGGTCTTGTTGATGACGAGCAGGTCGGAGCGCATGATGCCCGGACCGCCCTTGCGCGGTATTTTCTCCCCTTGGGCAACGTCGATGATGTAGATGAACCGGTCCGCCAGCTCGGGGCTGAACGCGGCGGCCAGATTGTCGCCGCCGCTCTCGATGAAGATGAGCTCCAGCGGGGAAAACCGGCTCTGCAGCTCCTCGATCGCCTCGAAATTCATCGAAGCGTCCTCGCGCACAGCCGTATGCGGGCAGCCGCCCGTCTCCACGCCGATGATCCGCTCTTCCGGCAGAACGCCTGTCGCCGCCAATATCCGCGCATCCTCCTTGGTATAGATGTCGTTGGTGATGACCGCCAGGCTGTACTTATCCTTCAGCGCTTCCGCCAGCCGCTCCACCAGCTTGGTCTTGCCGGAGCCGACCGGTCCGCCGATGCCGATCCGGATCGGCCTCCCGGCCGGGATCGGATTGGTCTCCCATTCCACATGCGTATGTCCTTGTCCTTGGCACATTCGTAACTCCTCCTAATGATCGTATGGATTGCGAATTGCTGACGAGCCGAAGCTCAAGCTTCCTCGCGCATGCCTGACCAACGTCGTCCATCCGTTCAAATCCACGCCGTCAGCCGATTTCTGTCCATCCTGAGCGAAGCCTTCCTGCCGGGGGTTCAGGACATGAACAACCGCGAGTACAGCGTCTCGTGGCGGATCATGGCCAGCTCGGCGTAAGGCATGTTGCTCCAAGCCTCTTCCGGCTCCATGCCGAGCGTTATCCCGGCGGCCCGCCCGGCATCCGCCGACAGCATGGCCAGCATGCGCTGGGCTTCCGTCTGCCCAATGGCCATCAGGCGAAGCGCGCTGTTCACCGCATTGCCGATGCTGCCGTACAGCCACCCCTGCACGGCCTGCTCCCGGCCGATGCCGCTCTGCCAGCAGATCCAGCCGAATACGAGCGGATGGGTCAGCAGGCATTCCCCTTCCCGGTATGCCTTCTCCAGCTCTTCCATGCGGCATCCCGGATAGATCGACGCCGCCAGCGCCAGCAGGCGCCGACCCATCTTCTCCATCCCGGAGCGGGTCTCGGTCCCGATGCGCTGGACATGCACGATGCGCTCGGCCGCCCATAACCGCCGATACTCCCCTGCCGGCGCATCCCGGTATACGGCGGAGACGACCAGCGCATCCGTCGTCGCCCAGCTCTGCTCCAGCATCGCGCGCAAATACTGCTCCAGATCGGCGGAGCTGCGGATGCCGCCTTCCTGGATCAGCGTCTCCAAGCCGAAGCTGTGCGAGAAGCCTCCGATCGGCAGCGCCGAGTCCAGCAGCTGCTGCAGCACGAGCCAGTTGGCCGGAGGGGAGGGGAGAGAACCGCCGCTTCCGTTGCCGGAGGTCAGAATAAGAAGTACCTTTGCGCCATCGGCACGATTTCCGCAGGCTCGCAGGTCGCATGGACACCGTCCACCGTCACCTTGTAGGTCTCCGGGTCGACCTCGATGACGGGGGTGGCGTCGTTATGGATCATGTCTTTTTTGGATACCGTCCGGCAGCCCTTGACCGGCTCCACCCGCTTCTGCAGGCCGAGCCGCTCCGCGATGCCGCTGTCATGGGCTGCTTGGGAGACGAATGTGATGCAGCTGCCGTACACCGCCCGGCCGTAAGCGGCGAACATCGGGCGGCCGAACACCGGCTGCGGCGTCGGAATCGAGGCGTTGGGATCGCCCATCTGCGCGAAGGCGATCATTCCGCCCTTCAGCACGAGATCGGGCTTCACTCCGAAGAACATCGGGCTCCAAAGCGCAAGATCGGCGAACTTTCCCGGCTCGACGGAGCCGACGAGATGGGAAACGCCATGGGTAATGGCCGGATTGATCGTGTATTTCGCCACATACCGCTTGATCCGGAAGTTGTCGCCATGCTCATCGTCCGGGGCCAGCGGCCCGCGCTGCCTTTTCATCTTGTCCGCCGTCTGCCAGGTTCGGATAATCACTTCGCCGACGCGTCCCATTGCCTGGGAATCGGAGCTCAGCATGCTGAACACCCCCATATCGTGCAGGATATCCTCGGCGGCGATCGTCTCGGGACGGATGCGCGAGTCGGCGAACGCCACATCCTCGGGGATGCGCGAATCCAGATGATGGCATACCATCAGCATGTCCAGATGCTCCTCGATCGTGTTGACCGTGAACGGACGGGTCGGATTCGTGGAGCTCGGCAGCACGTTGAGCTCTCCTGCCGCTGAGATGATGTCGGGGGCATGCCCTCCTCCCGCGCCTTCGGTATGGTAGGTATGGATCGTCCTGCCGCCGATGGCGGCCAGCGTATCCTCCAGGAAGCCGGATTCGTTGAGCGTATCGGTATGGATCGCAACCTGCACGTCGTATCGGTCCGCCGCCTTCAGGCAGGCGTCGATCGCGGCGGGAGTGGTTCCCCAGTCTTCATGCAGCTTGAGGCCGATCGCTCCCGCCTCGATCTGCTCGATCAGCGGCTCCGTGAAGCTGGCGTTGCCCTTGCCGGTGAAGCCGAGATTCATCGGGAAAGCTTCGGCGGCCTCCAGCATGCGCTGCATATGCCAGGCACCGGGAGTGCAGGTCGTGGCGTTGGTGCCCGTTGCCGGACCCGTGCCGCCGCCGATCATCGTCGTGACGCCGGAGGAGAGCGCCGTCTCGATCTGCTGGGGACAAATGTAATGGATATGGGCGTCGATGCCTCCCGCCGTGACGATCTTGCCTTCGGCGGCTATGACCTCCGTGCCCGCTCCGACGGTCATGCCGGGCGTGACGCCGTCCATGATGTCCGGATTGCCGGCCTTGCCGATCGCCACGATATGTCCGTCCCGGATGCCGATGTCGGCCTTGACGATGCCCCAGTGGTCGATGATGACGGCATTCGTGATCAGCGTGTCCAGCACTCCGTCGCTGCGGAGCGCCCGGCTCGACTGGCCCATGCCGTCGCGGATGACCTTGCCGCCGCCGAACTTGCATTCGTCGCCGTAGACGGTGTAATCCTTCTCGATGACCGCCCACAGCTCCGTATCGGCCAGCCTTACGGCGTCCCCGGCGGTAGGGCCGAACATGTCCGCGTAGCTTCTGCGGTCCATGTATCTCATGCCTGCTCCCCCTCCCAAGCCTTCAGGCGGGCTCTCACCTCATCCGGCATCGCGCCGGCAGCCGCCGGTCCTCTCGTCATGCCGCTCAGCCCGAAGCCAAGGCGGCTTCCGCCGAGCTCGACAAGCTCGACCGGCTTCTCCTCGCCCGGCTCGAACCGCACGGCCGTGCCGGCAGGTATGTTGAGCCTCATGCCGAAAGCCTGCTCGCGGTCGAAGCTCAGCCCGCGATTCACTTCGAAGAAATGGTAATGCGAGCCGACCTGGACCGGCCGGTCTCCTTGGTTGACGACAAACAGCTCCGCGGTCCGCCGGCCTTCGTTGAGCTTGATCTCTCCCGGCAATATCCGGTATTCCCCTGGTATCACGGGCATTCCCCTTTCCCTCAAAAGCATGGCGCCCGCAGCTCCCGAAGCCGTCTCGACCGGCCTCCGGCTGCTGCCGAACGATCAGCCCGATATGGGCTGGTGCACGGTCACGAGCTTCGTCCCGTCAGGGAATGTCGCCTCGACCTGAACCTCATGGATCATCTCCGGTATGCCCGCCATCACCTGGTCCCGGCGCAGGATCCGCGTGCCGTATTCCATCAGGCGCGCGACCGTAAGGCCGTCTCGGGCGCCCTCCATGATCTCGGAAGTAATGAGCGCGATGCTCTCGGGATAATTGAGCTTGACTCCCCGGTCAAGCCGCCTGCGAGCCACGTCGGCGGCCATTGTGATGAGCAGCTTCTCTTTTTCCCGCTCATTCAACTGCATCCCTTTCACCCCTTATGCCAGAATTAGTTCCATTATAGTCACGCCGGCGGCGGAAGTAAACATGTTATGTTAGTAAATCTAACATCAACAAGCCTTCGCTGCATGCAAAAAAAGAAGCTTCCGCCTTGGGCGAAGCTTCCTGATTCCATGCCGCTATGCTGTTCCTTCGATCACATCGCCGCTCTCCAGCGGCTGCTCTGCTACCAGATCCGCAGCAGAATATCGACTAATCCCACGTTTTTGCCGCCGTCTCCGCCTACCAGCAGAACGGCCATCAAGATAACCGCGCATGCCATGACCATCATCCACAGATGCCTCAAGGACGTCCCCTCCTCAGCGTCATTGTCTGCTCCTATTGTAGCCGAGCCGGGAGAGGCATACCGTAACGTAATCCTAAAAATTTCTTAAGAAATCCTAAAGAGCGTCTAATGCTGTCGCTTCGCGTCCCTTTTCCGCCTGCGGGACAGCGGCTCCGGCCAGCGGGAGCCTGACCTGGAAGCTCGTCATGAAGGGATCGCTCGCCGCGGATAGGGTTCCTCCATGCTGCTCCACAATGCCTTTGGCGATCGCCAGACCGAGTCCGGTGCCGCCGCTGCCGTCGCCTCTCGCCTTGTCGACCCGGTAGAACCGGTCGAACAGATGGGGCAGATCGATGGACGGAATCATTTCTCCGTAATTGACCACTTCGACTACGGCTTCGCCTCCGGACCCCGAAGCGATCAGATCGACTCTGCCTCCATCCTTGCCGTAGCGGATCGCGTTGGCGAGCAGATTCTCGAATACGCGCACCATTTTGTCGGAATCTCCCGTCACCATCAGCTTGTCGGCCGGCGCCCTCAGCTCCGTGTCCAGGCCCGCCTCCTCCAGCGGCACCCGGTACTGCAGCAGCAGCTGACGGAGCAGCTCCGTCAGATTGAAGGTCAGCT encodes:
- a CDS encoding urease accessory protein UreD, with protein sequence MSTVPEAAAPGGIRVSELRATFEHRSGATRLQERYHTSPIKIAKSFPLGSGAGVLVMDVSPGMLEGDAYRMDWTAGSNTMVQLSNQSFLKVHPCPGGGGASLRQRFIIGEHAVMEHMPEPVMLFADAAFASDTEVMLAPGACWMQAEVLCPGRTLRGEVFRYRRLDSKLAVYEGGQLIYRQNQRIIPGEQLLGAPGSWQGMTHWGTFCVFSSLVDRRLEEKLREAMDSLQPVPGREVVSGVSLTWRSGLVVQAGARSAWTLQRALEHAWLTARKLLRPDLPDPLRKALN
- a CDS encoding HD domain-containing protein; the protein is MTLISSLNDKDEFTGFYLVKELDVKLTNSTPPKDYWDLVLSDSSGQLTAKYWDLKPHEKDTLKPMMLAKVQGTVQLYRERLQLKVSRIRPAAPEDNLQLTDFIRAAPVAPDALMESIRAKVDSIQDVQIREITAYCVVKAGDRLEHYPAAKSHHHAYYAGLAYHMVRMLEIGEFLCMQRPFLNRDLLIAGIILHDLAKPEEMNAQLGIVSEYSDRGRLIGHLALISGWITEAALKLGIELESAKATALQHLVLSHHNLGEWGSPVQPQMAEAVALHFIDSLDAKLQMVEDALGSTPEADSWTPMIRGLENKAIFKTSL
- the nfsA gene encoding oxygen-insensitive NADPH nitroreductase, with product MQAGDSNETIKLLMNHRSIRRYKNEPVTGEQLDAVLACARQASSSSHMQAYSVIGITDPELRNQIADVAGSQRHVREAPVFLVWCADLSRFGEAVSMHGGSFSATTEYFLVATVDASLAAQNAAAAAESLGLGIVYIGGIRNDMRAMSELLGLPPLVYPVFGMCIGVPDERPDHRPRLPLESMYAENRYRENGYAEDLERYDSLYAEYIRNRSGGGRESSWTREMKGRTEYPSRSYGDFLREQGFSFED
- a CDS encoding MarR family transcriptional regulator encodes the protein MVNEAVSQELIRQLDDRFRLVRKLINSEWNRDNEHGLGLTHVRILSLLSSEGPQKASVLADRLQITSGAVTGLPDRLVELGYISRERGEQDRRVVLLDIEANGKQLLEQVSKTKQKLMYKLYEGMDGTDMEQMLRYFDRMIANLQSE
- a CDS encoding urease subunit beta, whose protein sequence is MIPGEYRILPGEIKLNEGRRTAELFVVNQGDRPVQVGSHYHFFEVNRGLSFDREQAFGMRLNIPAGTAVRFEPGEEKPVELVELGGSRLGFGLSGMTRGPAAAGAMPDEVRARLKAWEGEQA
- a CDS encoding urease subunit gamma, translating into MQLNEREKEKLLITMAADVARRRLDRGVKLNYPESIALITSEIMEGARDGLTVARLMEYGTRILRRDQVMAGIPEMIHEVQVEATFPDGTKLVTVHQPISG
- a CDS encoding urease accessory UreF family protein, with translation MLQQLLDSALPIGGFSHSFGLETLIQEGGIRSSADLEQYLRAMLEQSWATTDALVVSAVYRDAPAGEYRRLWAAERIVHVQRIGTETRSGMEKMGRRLLALAASIYPGCRMEELEKAYREGECLLTHPLVFGWICWQSGIGREQAVQGWLYGSIGNAVNSALRLMAIGQTEAQRMLAMLSADAGRAAGITLGMEPEEAWSNMPYAELAMIRHETLYSRLFMS
- the ureG gene encoding urease accessory protein UreG translates to MCQGQGHTHVEWETNPIPAGRPIRIGIGGPVGSGKTKLVERLAEALKDKYSLAVITNDIYTKEDARILAATGVLPEERIIGVETGGCPHTAVREDASMNFEAIEELQSRFSPLELIFIESGGDNLAAAFSPELADRFIYIIDVAQGEKIPRKGGPGIMRSDLLVINKTDLAPHVGASLEVMEADSRRMRGGRPFVFSNLFGGEGTAEIAAWLEHEIAHAQGRSHAHHDRGHAHGESAAASDTASGGDGHSH
- the ureC gene encoding urease subunit alpha, producing MRYMDRRSYADMFGPTAGDAVRLADTELWAVIEKDYTVYGDECKFGGGKVIRDGMGQSSRALRSDGVLDTLITNAVIIDHWGIVKADIGIRDGHIVAIGKAGNPDIMDGVTPGMTVGAGTEVIAAEGKIVTAGGIDAHIHYICPQQIETALSSGVTTMIGGGTGPATGTNATTCTPGAWHMQRMLEAAEAFPMNLGFTGKGNASFTEPLIEQIEAGAIGLKLHEDWGTTPAAIDACLKAADRYDVQVAIHTDTLNESGFLEDTLAAIGGRTIHTYHTEGAGGGHAPDIISAAGELNVLPSSTNPTRPFTVNTIEEHLDMLMVCHHLDSRIPEDVAFADSRIRPETIAAEDILHDMGVFSMLSSDSQAMGRVGEVIIRTWQTADKMKRQRGPLAPDDEHGDNFRIKRYVAKYTINPAITHGVSHLVGSVEPGKFADLALWSPMFFGVKPDLVLKGGMIAFAQMGDPNASIPTPQPVFGRPMFAAYGRAVYGSCITFVSQAAHDSGIAERLGLQKRVEPVKGCRTVSKKDMIHNDATPVIEVDPETYKVTVDGVHATCEPAEIVPMAQRYFLF
- a CDS encoding NAD-dependent protein deacylase; translated protein: MEQADLQTILSDSRRIVFFGGAGTSTESGIPDFRSADGLYEQRTSKTYLPEEILSRDFFMEHPADFYTFYRTHMVYPQALPNAAHRALARLEQEGRLSAVVTQNIDGLHQLAGSRSVLELHGSVHRNDCMDCGLKYPLSAVLRDPRPVPLCTACGGIVKPDVVLYQENLDTDILDRAAFEIEQADTLIVGGTSLTVHPAAGLVSLYRGDKLIIVNRTPTPLDSYANYISDGNVGDVLGSLYPR